In Chitinibacter sp. FCG-7, the genomic stretch AGCCGAAACGCCAGGCCCGATCAAAGACAGCAAGCTCACCCCGCGCATCCGCGAAACGGCGCGCAATCTGTGGCTGATCTACGCGGGCCTGACGCTGATCTGCGCCTTGCTGCTCAAATACGCCGGTGGCATGAGCTGGCTGGATGCCGTCTGCCATGCATTTGCCGCGCTGTGTCTGGGCGGTTTTTCCACGCATGACGCCAGCGTGGGTTATTTCAATTCGCCGCTGATCGAAGGCATTCTGATTGTGTTTATGCTGCTGGCCGCGACCAATTTTGCCACGCATTATTTTGCGCTGTCGGGGCGCAAGCTGTCGGTCTACCTGAAAGACAGCGAATTCAAAGCCATGCTGACGCTGATCACAGTGAGCACGCTGGCGCTAGCGGGCTTTCTGTACTGGCAGCAAACCTACCCCGATTATCTGCTCGCACTGCGGCATGTAGCGTTCAATCTGGTCTCGCTGGCCACCGACTGCGGCTTTGCCAGCGTTGATTTTGGGGCCTGGCCCATTTTTGTCCCGCTGGTGATGTTGCTGCTTTCCTGCGTTTGCGCCTGCGCGGGCTCGACAGGTGGCGGGATCAAAATGATCCGCACCATGATTCAGGTGCGCGAAGTCTCACGGCAAATGTCATCGCTACTACACCCGCAAGGCGTTCATCCGCTGCGCGTCAACGGGCAAATCATCCCCAATCAGGTGCTGTTTTCAGTGATGGGTTTTGTGTTTATCTATTTTGCCAGCATTGTGGTGCTGACCTTTATCCTGCTGCTCTCAGGGCTGGATTTTATCAGCAGCTTTTCGGCCATTATCGCCTGTATCAATAATGCCGGCCCCGGGCTGGGCGAAGTCGGCCCGGCAGGCAATTATCAAGGCTTGAACGATTTTCAAACCTGGGTTTGCACCTTCACCATGCTGCTGGGGCGGCTGGAGATTTTCTCGGTGCTGATCCTCTTCACCCGCGCCTTCTGGCGTCATTAGAAGCACATGCAGTGAAAAACGGCCTCTGAATCAAAACCGAGGCCGTTTTCAATTTATATCAGGGCATAAATCGGTTTTTTATTCCGGAGCATATGGACTTGGTGGGCAGGGCACGACAAAATAACCGCGAGTTTTAAACTCAATCTGGGCTTCAGTCATTAAATTGAGTTCCAATGCCTTCTGGTAGTCACGTTCATCAATCTCAAAACCTTCCATAATTGGGCAATACTGATTGCCAGTACCACATAAGGTACCGTCATCCTCGGGCAGCCCCGCACCACCACCGCCTGTTTTGGGAATAGGGTCAGCAGTCGGAATTGGGTAGTGATAGCATTGCGAGGAAATAACCTTGACACCATGCTTTTCTAGGTAATTCCTCCTCCCATTAACAGTCAAATCTGAATCCAAAAACGCA encodes the following:
- a CDS encoding TrkH family potassium uptake protein, yielding MTLSQRLLPTINVLARVSALFSLSIIVPIAVAWWCKDAGLWPFIDALAGLLLVSLSTIALTQRYKREMRSRDGFVLVVGVWSLLPAVAAVPLLIYNPATSFTDAYFETMSALTTTGATVFTGLDHLPPSINLWRHLLNWLGGMGIIVLAVAILPLLGVGGMQLFKAETPGPIKDSKLTPRIRETARNLWLIYAGLTLICALLLKYAGGMSWLDAVCHAFAALCLGGFSTHDASVGYFNSPLIEGILIVFMLLAATNFATHYFALSGRKLSVYLKDSEFKAMLTLITVSTLALAGFLYWQQTYPDYLLALRHVAFNLVSLATDCGFASVDFGAWPIFVPLVMLLLSCVCACAGSTGGGIKMIRTMIQVREVSRQMSSLLHPQGVHPLRVNGQIIPNQVLFSVMGFVFIYFASIVVLTFILLLSGLDFISSFSAIIACINNAGPGLGEVGPAGNYQGLNDFQTWVCTFTMLLGRLEIFSVLILFTRAFWRH